One window of the Paraburkholderia sp. PGU19 genome contains the following:
- the flhC gene encoding flagellar transcriptional regulator FlhC yields MTALASLRAVVARADPGQRRLLDDVNETLLAIELFELGARLQVTQAETTLSRDRLIRLYKELHRESPPKGMLPFSADWYVTWLPNIHASLFHALYRSISAQGDIRRIAAIIAAYRLYREYVSPDTEPVLSFTRAWTLVKFVEHDMLHLRTCGCCKGNFLVLAYELEPGYICGLCKPPSRAGKTGRPARVE; encoded by the coding sequence ATGACCGCGCTTGCTTCGCTGAGGGCCGTTGTCGCGCGTGCGGACCCGGGGCAACGCCGCCTTCTCGACGACGTCAACGAGACGCTGCTCGCCATCGAACTGTTCGAACTCGGCGCGCGGCTGCAGGTCACGCAAGCCGAGACGACGCTGTCGCGTGACCGTCTGATTCGCCTCTACAAGGAATTGCACCGCGAATCGCCGCCCAAAGGCATGTTGCCGTTTTCCGCCGACTGGTACGTGACGTGGCTGCCGAACATCCACGCGTCGCTGTTTCATGCGTTGTACCGGTCGATCTCCGCGCAGGGCGACATCAGGCGGATCGCGGCGATCATCGCGGCGTACCGGCTCTATCGCGAGTACGTCTCGCCAGACACGGAGCCTGTGTTGAGCTTTACCCGCGCGTGGACGCTCGTGAAATTCGTCGAGCACGACATGCTGCATCTGAGAACGTGCGGCTGCTGCAAGGGAAACTTCCTCGTGCTCGCCTACGAACTGGAACCCGGCTACATCTGCGGACTGTGCAAGCCGCCCTCGCGTGCCGGGAAAACAGGCCGCCCTGCCAGAGTTGAATAA
- a CDS encoding flagellar transcriptional regulator FlhD: MDHNETLKEIREVNLSFLSLAQRLARIDGPRAMRLLRIDEESVNEIARLPPEQIARLAATNMLFCRFALDDCALLASLVHGAQRGVERQTDEPLAA, from the coding sequence TTGGACCACAACGAAACGCTTAAGGAAATACGTGAGGTCAATCTGTCATTTCTCTCTCTCGCGCAGCGGCTTGCACGCATCGATGGCCCGAGGGCCATGCGTCTGCTCAGAATCGATGAGGAATCGGTGAATGAGATTGCGCGCTTGCCGCCCGAACAGATCGCCAGGCTCGCCGCGACGAACATGCTTTTCTGCCGCTTTGCGCTCGACGACTGCGCGTTGCTTGCGTCGCTCGTTCACGGCGCTCAGCGCGGTGTGGAGCGGCAGACGGACGAGCCGCTCGCGGCGTGA
- a CDS encoding methyl-accepting chemotaxis protein: MTQFFQTIRFRIIAAFAVCTVLLVGNALYGMRAVKTMSDNMQIAYTGNLVPVTQLAMFRIHEIEIRRLLWQTLVTQDKDNLRRVRELQAAMDSCWAQYYSGGISSGDEQTIADRIHAQASTFKSLIDQEVAQIEKGDVAGAIEFQRSSVLRVSEALNALVQQDMDLNQAQARDFTSDSERSSKQMFWIALGMLASSALVCLGATVYLSKAITRPLNRSVDIANNIADGRLDRPITVDATGEFGSLLDAMRRMSGQLADTVCRIKTSSDSVTVASREIAAGNMELSSRTEEQAASVEETAATMTELAETVKQNADNARQANSLSANARSMADASNDAVQAMMRTIGNISESSAKIADITTLIEGIAFQTNILALNAAVEAARAGEQGRGFAVVAGEVRSLAQRSSSAAKEIKDLIESSTALVKDGSRQAEEVGSTMGQVMRAIKQVSDIVGEISAASEEQSQGIEQMSQAISQIDTVTQQNAALVEQSAAAAQALEEQAMQMTGAITVFRLADAPSATPAVTLPRAVRAPVAAAKHAQAAARRVEPAGKSVAAKEAVSADGDWESF, from the coding sequence ATGACTCAGTTTTTTCAAACGATCCGCTTCAGGATCATCGCGGCCTTTGCCGTGTGTACCGTGTTACTGGTTGGCAACGCGCTGTATGGCATGCGTGCTGTCAAAACGATGAGTGACAACATGCAGATCGCCTACACGGGCAATCTGGTTCCCGTCACTCAGCTCGCCATGTTTCGCATTCACGAGATCGAAATCCGCCGTCTGCTGTGGCAGACGCTCGTCACGCAGGACAAGGACAACCTGCGGCGCGTGCGCGAACTGCAGGCCGCAATGGACTCGTGCTGGGCGCAATACTATTCGGGCGGTATCAGCAGTGGCGATGAGCAGACAATCGCCGACAGGATTCACGCTCAGGCCAGCACGTTCAAGTCACTGATCGATCAGGAGGTCGCGCAGATCGAGAAGGGCGATGTGGCGGGCGCTATCGAGTTCCAGCGCAGTTCCGTGCTGCGCGTGTCCGAGGCGCTCAATGCGCTGGTCCAGCAGGACATGGACCTGAACCAGGCGCAGGCCAGAGACTTCACGAGCGATAGCGAGCGTTCGTCGAAGCAGATGTTCTGGATCGCGCTGGGCATGCTGGCGTCGAGCGCGCTCGTGTGTCTCGGTGCGACGGTGTATCTGTCGAAGGCGATCACGCGCCCGTTGAACCGCTCCGTCGACATCGCCAACAACATCGCTGACGGCCGCCTGGACCGTCCGATCACCGTCGACGCAACAGGCGAATTCGGCTCGCTGCTCGACGCCATGAGGCGCATGAGCGGCCAGCTTGCGGACACCGTGTGCCGCATCAAGACGTCGAGCGACTCGGTGACAGTGGCCTCGCGCGAGATCGCGGCGGGCAACATGGAACTGTCGTCGCGCACGGAAGAGCAGGCGGCATCCGTCGAAGAGACGGCCGCGACGATGACGGAGCTGGCCGAAACGGTCAAGCAGAACGCCGACAACGCGCGCCAGGCCAATTCGCTGTCGGCCAACGCACGCTCGATGGCTGATGCGAGCAACGACGCGGTGCAGGCGATGATGCGCACGATCGGCAACATCAGCGAGAGCTCCGCGAAGATCGCCGATATCACGACGCTGATCGAAGGCATCGCGTTCCAGACCAACATCCTCGCCCTGAATGCAGCCGTCGAAGCGGCCCGCGCGGGCGAGCAGGGGCGCGGCTTCGCTGTCGTCGCGGGTGAAGTGCGCTCGCTCGCGCAACGTTCGTCGTCGGCCGCGAAGGAGATCAAGGATCTGATCGAATCGTCGACGGCACTCGTCAAGGACGGCTCGCGCCAGGCCGAAGAAGTCGGCTCGACGATGGGCCAGGTGATGCGCGCGATCAAGCAGGTGTCAGATATTGTGGGCGAAATTTCTGCGGCGTCGGAAGAACAGAGTCAAGGCATCGAGCAGATGAGCCAGGCGATCAGCCAGATCGACACGGTCACGCAGCAGAACGCGGCGCTCGTCGAGCAGTCGGCGGCGGCCGCGCAGGCACTCGAAGAGCAGGCCATGCAGATGACGGGCGCGATCACCGTCTTCAGACTTGCCGATGCGCCCAGCGCCACGCCTGCCGTGACGCTGCCGCGCGCCGTGCGCGCGCCCGTCGCCGCGGCGAAGCACGCCCAGGCAGCGGCACGCCGCGTCGAACCGGCTGGGAAGTCCGTAGCGGCAAAAGAGGCCGTGTCTGCCGATGGCGATTGGGAATCGTTTTGA
- the hutG gene encoding N-formylglutamate deformylase, with the protein MTATDTLPVFSLHRGSLPFLISIPHLGTRLPADIAAQMTPVAARTDDCDWHLDRLYAFAKRMGASILTPTYARYVIDLNRPPDGANLYPGQDTTGLLPVDTFDKEPLYRDGYLPDDAEVARRRDLYWKPYHEALQGELAALKAQHGKVLLWEAHSIRSHVPRFFDGRLPDFNFGTSNGASAAPGLAEALAKIVDGHGGYTAIANGRFKGGYITRHYGQPAQNVHAVQLELSQITYMQEQMPYAYDDALAGKIEPLLEKLVKTALAHVAAA; encoded by the coding sequence ATGACCGCCACCGATACCTTGCCCGTCTTCTCGCTGCATCGGGGAAGCCTGCCGTTCCTGATCTCGATCCCGCATCTGGGCACGCGTCTTCCCGCCGATATCGCCGCGCAGATGACGCCCGTCGCCGCGCGCACCGACGATTGCGACTGGCATCTGGACCGCCTGTACGCGTTCGCAAAACGCATGGGCGCGTCGATCCTCACGCCGACCTATGCGCGTTACGTGATCGATCTGAACCGTCCGCCCGATGGCGCCAACCTCTATCCGGGGCAGGACACGACAGGCCTGCTGCCCGTCGATACGTTCGACAAGGAACCGCTCTATCGCGACGGCTACCTGCCCGACGACGCCGAAGTTGCGCGACGCCGCGACCTGTACTGGAAGCCGTATCACGAAGCCTTGCAGGGCGAGCTGGCGGCGCTGAAGGCGCAGCACGGCAAGGTGCTGCTGTGGGAAGCCCATTCGATCCGCTCGCATGTGCCGCGATTCTTCGATGGCCGCTTGCCCGATTTCAACTTCGGCACGTCGAACGGCGCAAGCGCGGCGCCGGGGCTCGCCGAAGCACTGGCGAAGATCGTCGACGGGCATGGCGGCTATACGGCCATCGCGAACGGCCGCTTCAAAGGCGGCTATATCACGCGCCACTATGGCCAGCCCGCGCAGAACGTGCATGCGGTACAGCTCGAGCTGTCGCAGATTACGTATATGCAGGAACAGATGCCGTATGCGTATGACGATGCGCTCGCCGGCAAAATCGAGCCGCTGCTCGAAAAGCTCGTGAAGACGGCGCTCGCGCACGTCGCGGCGGCCTGA
- the fnr gene encoding fumarate/nitrate reduction transcriptional regulator Fnr has protein sequence MLLADAPTITPSPFTQATDFVRRFQPGSTQHPVPRCSQCAISPLCNPGELSAEELAQVDLLVQEVRTVQRGASLYRANDPFHNVYILRSGSFKTVVMHREGREQVTGFQIAGEMLGLDGIVGGQHLCGAIALERSTVCVIPFESLEDLCREIKPMQRHLHRVMSREIVRESNMIMLLGTMRAEQRVAAFLLNLADRYGTRGYSATEFNMRMTRSEIGSYMGITLETASRMFSRLHQERLVQARGKQIRILDSGALARL, from the coding sequence ATGCTACTTGCCGACGCACCGACGATCACGCCCTCGCCGTTCACACAGGCAACCGACTTCGTGCGCAGGTTCCAGCCGGGCAGCACGCAGCATCCCGTGCCGCGCTGCTCGCAATGTGCGATCAGCCCGCTCTGCAATCCTGGCGAACTGAGCGCCGAGGAGCTCGCGCAAGTCGATTTGCTGGTTCAGGAAGTGCGCACCGTGCAGCGCGGCGCGAGTCTCTATCGCGCGAACGATCCGTTTCACAACGTCTACATCCTGCGCAGCGGCTCGTTCAAGACGGTCGTCATGCATCGCGAAGGACGCGAACAGGTGACGGGCTTTCAGATCGCCGGGGAAATGCTAGGACTTGACGGGATCGTCGGCGGGCAGCATCTGTGCGGCGCCATCGCGCTCGAGCGCAGCACCGTCTGTGTGATTCCGTTCGAGTCGCTCGAAGACCTGTGCCGCGAGATCAAGCCGATGCAGCGGCATCTGCACAGGGTCATGAGCCGCGAGATCGTCCGCGAATCGAACATGATCATGCTGCTCGGCACGATGCGCGCCGAGCAGCGTGTCGCGGCGTTCCTGCTGAATCTCGCCGACCGCTACGGCACGCGCGGCTATTCCGCCACGGAGTTCAACATGCGCATGACGCGCAGTGAGATCGGCAGCTACATGGGCATCACGCTCGAAACGGCGAGCCGCATGTTCTCCAGGCTGCATCAGGAAAGGCTCGTACAGGCGCGCGGCAAGCAGATTCGCATTCTGGACAGCGGCGCGCTCGCGCGGCTGTGA
- a CDS encoding PAS domain-containing sensor histidine kinase: protein MNTAASPSGLSPRTASITLAVFMAGVLAASFTSCLTLRWTTVVAGATVLACAVACIVWSRRQEQLSLTHPKPFDDNAPCAPPVQTFDEARLTAIIRSSREAIVTIDAMQRIVLMNPMAEELLGCDAAKVIGGPLSRFIPERFRIAHAMHVEHFGATSGSDRRMGSQRVLYALRADGREFPIEASISQSQYGNEKLYTVMLRDITGRMRAEEALRQSREDLRELSANLQRVREEEKAHIARELHDDLGQSLTALKMDLSVIGHALESEGIDNAYVHERLQAMARVIDATVASVRRIAANQRPAMLDDLGLVAAIDWLADDFSQRYGIRVARRLEVGSAAFSHGAATAIFRIVQEALTNVAKHAQASLVTLAMRVDGEHCTLDIVDDGRGLPAVEHARDPRTGRNFGLLGIRERVHMLGGTLSTGGPGHGFNLSITFPLDALQSEETQP from the coding sequence ATGAACACTGCTGCATCGCCATCCGGCCTGAGCCCGCGCACGGCATCGATAACACTCGCCGTCTTCATGGCGGGCGTGCTCGCGGCCTCCTTCACGTCCTGTCTCACGCTGCGATGGACCACGGTCGTCGCGGGCGCAACGGTACTCGCATGCGCGGTCGCATGCATCGTGTGGTCGCGCCGCCAGGAACAGCTGAGCCTCACCCACCCAAAACCGTTCGACGACAATGCGCCCTGCGCCCCGCCCGTTCAAACCTTCGACGAAGCGCGCCTGACGGCCATCATCCGTTCGTCACGCGAAGCAATCGTAACGATCGACGCAATGCAGCGCATCGTCCTGATGAACCCGATGGCGGAGGAACTGCTCGGTTGCGATGCGGCGAAGGTCATAGGCGGTCCGCTCTCGCGCTTCATCCCCGAACGGTTTCGCATCGCACATGCGATGCACGTCGAGCATTTCGGTGCGACGAGCGGGTCCGACCGGCGCATGGGCAGCCAGCGCGTGCTGTATGCGTTGCGCGCCGACGGTCGCGAGTTCCCGATCGAGGCGTCCATCTCGCAAAGCCAGTATGGCAACGAGAAGCTCTACACCGTGATGCTGCGCGACATCACCGGGCGCATGCGCGCCGAAGAAGCGCTCAGGCAGTCGCGCGAGGACCTGCGCGAACTGTCGGCGAACCTGCAACGTGTGCGCGAGGAAGAAAAGGCGCACATCGCGCGCGAATTGCACGACGATCTCGGGCAATCGCTGACTGCGCTGAAAATGGACCTGTCGGTGATCGGGCATGCGCTGGAAAGCGAGGGGATCGACAACGCCTACGTGCACGAGCGGCTGCAAGCGATGGCGCGCGTGATCGACGCGACGGTTGCGTCCGTGCGGCGGATCGCGGCAAACCAGCGGCCCGCAATGCTCGACGATCTCGGCCTCGTCGCGGCGATCGACTGGCTCGCCGACGATTTCTCCCAACGCTATGGCATCCGCGTCGCACGCCGGCTCGAAGTCGGATCGGCGGCGTTTTCGCACGGCGCGGCGACGGCGATTTTCCGCATCGTCCAGGAAGCGCTGACGAATGTCGCGAAGCATGCACAAGCGTCGCTCGTCACGCTCGCGATGCGGGTCGACGGCGAGCACTGCACGCTCGACATCGTCGACGACGGCCGCGGCCTGCCCGCCGTCGAACATGCGCGCGATCCGCGCACGGGCAGGAACTTCGGGCTGCTCGGCATTCGCGAGCGGGTCCATATGCTCGGCGGCACGCTATCGACGGGCGGGCCCGGCCACGGCTTCAACCTGTCCATCACATTTCCGCTCGACGCATTGCAATCTGAAGAGACGCAGCCATGA
- a CDS encoding response regulator transcription factor, giving the protein MIRILIADDHALIREGLRHILKGSPEFEVAGEAADAPSTIALARSTDAHILILDLSMPGRNGVEMIPQIKATNPGLHILVLTMHGEHQYAVRAFKAGASGYLTKESASSELVSALTKIAGGGVYMSLSMAERFARNLHEPLEMLPHQRLSDREFDVFRRITAGQTIGEIATQLCVSTKTISTYKARILDKMQMPHGAALVRYAMRHKLFDDSDEP; this is encoded by the coding sequence ATGATCCGCATTCTCATCGCCGACGACCACGCGCTGATACGCGAAGGTCTGCGCCACATCCTGAAAGGCTCACCCGAGTTCGAAGTGGCCGGCGAAGCCGCGGACGCGCCCAGCACGATCGCGCTCGCGCGCTCGACGGATGCGCACATCCTGATCCTCGACCTGTCGATGCCGGGGCGCAACGGCGTCGAAATGATCCCGCAGATCAAGGCGACCAATCCCGGGCTCCACATCCTCGTGCTGACGATGCACGGCGAACATCAGTACGCGGTGCGCGCGTTCAAGGCGGGCGCGTCCGGCTACCTGACGAAGGAAAGCGCGAGCAGCGAGCTGGTGAGCGCGCTGACGAAGATCGCGGGCGGCGGCGTCTATATGAGCCTTTCGATGGCCGAGCGCTTCGCGCGCAACCTGCACGAGCCGCTCGAGATGCTGCCCCATCAACGCCTGAGCGACCGCGAGTTCGACGTGTTCCGCCGCATCACCGCAGGCCAGACGATCGGCGAGATCGCCACGCAGTTGTGCGTCAGCACCAAGACGATCAGCACCTACAAGGCACGCATCCTCGACAAGATGCAGATGCCGCATGGCGCGGCGCTGGTGCGCTATGCGATGCGCCACAAGCTGTTCGACGACAGCGACGAGCCCTGA
- the flhD gene encoding flagellar transcriptional regulator FlhD, translating to MKADDVFSEIREVNLAYLMLAQRLARRNPIEAQVRLGMSAQLTAIIGGLSAAQIVRLADSDVLLCRAGIHERSVLSALNDSLGRHDMQPMHAAMLLAQLPARTL from the coding sequence ATGAAAGCTGACGATGTTTTTTCGGAGATACGCGAAGTCAATCTGGCGTATCTGATGCTGGCTCAACGCCTCGCGCGCAGGAATCCCATCGAGGCACAGGTGCGTCTTGGGATGTCGGCACAACTCACGGCCATCATCGGTGGCCTGTCCGCCGCGCAGATCGTGCGACTCGCCGATTCGGACGTGCTGCTGTGCCGTGCCGGAATCCATGAGCGATCGGTGCTGAGCGCGCTCAATGACAGCCTCGGCCGGCATGACATGCAGCCGATGCACGCCGCGATGCTGCTCGCGCAATTGCCTGCGAGGACGCTGTGA
- a CDS encoding formimidoylglutamate deiminase: MTQATQSLFADHAYLPEGWRRDVLLQWDAQGALVSVTPDAQAPAGVAKASGPVLPGMPNLHSHAFQRAMAGLTEYRANATDNFWSWRDLMYRFAARITPEGLASIAQWLYIEMLKAGYTSVCEFHYVHHMQDGKRYANDAELAQRVVDAAGASGIGITMLPVLYQYAGFGAQPPRDDQRRFINTPDSLLGLLDTLRRARPEHGALRYGVAPHSLRAVSNDSLRELLSGLDAMSPGAPVHIHIAEQTAEVDACVATEGARPVQWLLDRFDVDARWCLVHATHVDANETAALAKSGAIAGLCLTTEANLGDGIFPAHDYLEQKGRIGVGSDSHIGVDWRAELRLLEYGQRLSRRQRNVLASAEMPRVADRLFAASLEGGALATGRAVGALRTGARADFIVLDADHASIAEHANDAWLSGVVFCEHGETPIRDVYAGGAKVVDNRRHRDEEHAYAHYRAALADLLK, translated from the coding sequence GCTTTTTGCCGATCACGCGTATCTGCCCGAAGGCTGGCGGCGCGACGTGCTGCTGCAATGGGACGCGCAAGGCGCGCTGGTTTCGGTGACACCCGATGCGCAAGCGCCCGCGGGCGTCGCGAAAGCCAGCGGTCCTGTATTGCCCGGCATGCCAAACTTGCATTCGCACGCGTTCCAGCGCGCGATGGCGGGCCTCACCGAATACCGCGCGAACGCGACCGATAACTTCTGGAGCTGGCGCGACCTGATGTATCGATTCGCCGCGCGCATCACGCCGGAAGGGCTCGCGTCGATCGCGCAATGGCTTTACATCGAGATGCTGAAGGCGGGCTATACGTCCGTCTGCGAATTCCATTACGTGCATCACATGCAGGACGGCAAGCGCTACGCGAACGACGCAGAACTCGCGCAACGCGTGGTCGATGCAGCGGGCGCGAGCGGCATCGGCATCACGATGTTGCCCGTGCTGTATCAGTACGCGGGCTTCGGCGCGCAACCGCCGCGCGACGACCAGCGCCGCTTCATCAACACGCCCGACAGTCTGCTCGGGTTGCTCGACACGCTGCGCCGCGCGCGTCCCGAGCATGGCGCGCTGCGCTATGGCGTCGCGCCGCATTCGTTGCGCGCGGTGTCGAACGATTCGCTGCGCGAGTTGTTGAGTGGACTCGACGCGATGTCGCCCGGCGCGCCTGTGCACATCCATATCGCCGAGCAAACGGCGGAAGTCGACGCGTGCGTCGCAACGGAAGGCGCGCGGCCCGTGCAGTGGCTGCTCGACCGCTTCGATGTCGACGCGCGCTGGTGCCTCGTGCACGCGACGCATGTCGACGCGAATGAAACGGCTGCGCTCGCGAAGAGCGGCGCGATCGCAGGCCTGTGCCTGACCACGGAAGCAAACCTCGGCGACGGCATCTTTCCGGCGCACGATTATCTGGAGCAAAAGGGGCGCATCGGCGTCGGCAGCGACAGCCATATCGGTGTCGACTGGCGCGCGGAACTGCGGCTGCTCGAATACGGTCAACGTCTGTCGAGACGGCAGCGCAACGTGCTTGCGTCGGCTGAGATGCCGCGCGTCGCGGATCGGCTGTTTGCGGCGTCGCTGGAAGGCGGCGCGCTCGCGACGGGCCGAGCGGTGGGCGCATTGCGCACGGGCGCGCGTGCGGACTTCATCGTGCTCGATGCGGATCACGCGAGCATCGCCGAGCATGCGAACGACGCATGGCTTTCGGGTGTCGTATTCTGTGAGCACGGCGAGACGCCGATTCGCGATGTCTACGCGGGCGGCGCGAAAGTCGTCGACAACCGCAGGCATCGCGACGAAGAGCACGCGTATGCGCACTATCGCGCGGCGCTCGCCGACCTGCTGAAGTGA